Proteins from a genomic interval of Syngnathus typhle isolate RoL2023-S1 ecotype Sweden linkage group LG15, RoL_Styp_1.0, whole genome shotgun sequence:
- the synj1 gene encoding synaptojanin-1 isoform X4: MAFSKGYRVYHKLDPPPYSVIVETRAREECLMFESGAVAVLSAAEKEAIKNTYSKIVDAYGILGVLRLNLGDSMLHSLVLVTGCSSVGKVQESEVFRVTQTDFVSLKNDPGDEERIGEVRKVLNSGHFYFAWSASGVGMDLSLNARRRILEDTTDNRFFWNQSLHLHLKHYGVNCDDWLLRLMCGGVEIRTIYAGHKQAKACIFSRLSSERAGTRFNVRGTNDDGQVANFVETEQAIFLDDRVSSFIQIRGSIPLFWEQPGIQVGSHRVKLSRGFEANAPAFERHFTALKRLYGKQAIINLLGSKEGEHMLSKAFQSHLKASEHAAWVKMVNFDYHQNVRGGKADKLHSVLKPQLSKFLDDCGFFYYSGEMGITRSQGGTIRTNCLDCLDRTNSVQAFFALEVLPKQLEEMGLTEKPQLVARFQEVFRTMWSANGDSVSKIYAGTGALDGKAKASKLKDGARSVTRTIQNNFFDSSKQEAIDILRLGSTLNSDLADKARALLTTSSLYVTEPVLQSASPRVLLGMCRNHRKYTRPKPIRVCVGTWNVNGGKQFRSIAFRNQTLNDWLLDAPKIAGLPEFQDSKANPIDIFAIGFEEMVELNAGNIVSASTTNQKLWAAELQKNISRDHKYVLLASEQLVGVCLFVFIRPQHAPFIRDVAVDTVKTGMGGATGNKGGVAIRLLFHTTSICFVCSHFAAGQSQVKERNDDYNEITRRLSFPMGRLLYSHDYVFWCGDFNYRINLPNEEVKELIRQQNWDALTAGDQLFDQKNAGLVFRGFIEGKLDFAPTYKYDLFSEDYDTSEKCRTPAWTDRILWKRRKWNFDQTAEEMNVVGASTSGENEDDPDYPWSPGTLKYYGRAELKTSDHRPVVSIVDVDVLEVDPEARHQVYKDVIALQGPPDGTVLVSLCSSGPDDYFDDALIDELLDKFASFGEVILIRFLEEKMWVTFLDGYSALAALSLSASTVLGKMLDIRLKSPGWIKSLEEEMSVERICGSIPTSASSTLLAEDADMGDDDYDMEGDVDEEVEAVLPQHLQPSADSASGSSPMTSPRGSPCASPTHGEAGRPGRTAQPARPSQGPPADLQPGAPSSQGLEPRRAPPPRPNAPPVRPTPPQRPPPPSGRGQATAGPPAAAGASRPNLPPRAGVISVASQSRASPLPHPGAPRPTSDVHPGAPQVTADTHPGAPRPTKPSDLPLAGPALPTVAPAARPSAQPQPTGPTQSQLPPPMQPTHAAPPQTLASPKPPPRSRSHHGLPPDAAKGDSAPKTNGVNGVQSKPKGPDALDFLIPSRSLNRGASLRSPPSVPASLSSWMSAGLLPPPPAMPRSRSQETLRASPNLLAAEPLPARPCSTNPFFGQHDWAPPARATVGPLRLSRGASPITLSSAAQPVLPLHRQPPNWVTFNDDFPLPVGRAAATPSSAALTEPDWVTEAVVPSAPPLEFDLFPEPDWLNPSPAFPAHRAKTLPPNTALFPEPDWLNSIPGVPPPVPSRSGAAVSNPPSGSGPGCLFFPN; encoded by the exons ATGGCCTTCAGCAAAGGTTATCGTGTCTACCACAAGCTGGACCCGCCCCCCTACAGCGTGATTGTGGAGACGCGCGCTCGGGAAGAGTGCCTCATGTTTGAATCCGGCGCCGTCGCCGTCCTCT CTGCGGCTGAGAAGGAGGCCATTAAGAACACGTATTCCAAGATAGTGGACGCCTACGGGATCTTGGGCGTCCTCCGCCTCAACCTGG GCGACTCCATGCTCCACAGCCTAGTGCTAGTGACGGGCTGCAGCTCGGTGGGCAAAGTGCAGGAGTCTGAAGTGTTCCGGGTGACGCAGACGGACTTTGTGTCGCTGAAGAACGACCCCGGCGACGAGGAACGTATCGGCGAGGTGCGCAAGGTGCTCAACTCGGGTCACTTCTACTTTGCCTGGTCCGCCTCGGGCGTCGGCATGGACTTGAGCCTCAACGCGCGCCGCCGCATCCTGGAGGACACCACAGACAACCGCTTCTTCTG GAACCAGTCGCTGCACCTGCACCTGAAGCATTACGGCGTCAACTGCGACGACTGGCTGCTGCGGCTGATGTGCGGCGGGGTGGAGATCCGGACGATCTACGCCGGCCACAAGCAGGCCAAGGCGTGCATCTTCTCCCGCCTCAGCTCTGAGCGGGCCGGCACGCGCTTCAACGTGCGCGGCACCAACGACGACGGGCAGGTGGCCAACTTTGTGGAGACCGAGCAG GCCATCTTCCTTGATGACAGAGTGTCGTCGTTCATCCAGATCCGCGGCTCCATTCCGCTCTTTTGGGAACAGCCGGGGATCCAG GTCGGCTCTCACCGCGTCAAACTCTCCCGAGGATTTGAAGCCAACGCTCCAGCCTTTGAAAG ACACTTCACCGCCTTGAAGAGGTTGTACGGCAAGCAAGCGATCATCAATCTGCTCGGCAGTAAGGAAGGAGAACACATGCTCAGTAAAGCCTTTCAG AGTCACCTGAAGGCCTCGGAGCACGCGGCGTGGGTCAAGATGGTCAACTTCGACTACCACCAGAACGTGCGCGGCGGCAAAGCCGACAAGCTGCACAGCGTGCTCAAGCCGCAGCTTAGCAAGTTCCTGGACGACTGCGGCTTCTTCTACTACTCGGGAGAGATGGGCATCACCAG gagcCAAGGTGGCACCATCAGGACCAACTGCCTGGACTGTTTGGACAGAACCAACAGCGTGCAAGCCTTCTTTGCCCTGGAG GTGCTGCCCAAGCAACTGGAGGAAATGGGCTTGACGGAGAAGCCTCAGCTGGTGGCCCGCTTCCAGGAGGTGTTCCGGACCATGTGGTCAGCCAACGGTGACTCGGTCAGCAAGATCTACGCCGGCACCGGCGCCCTAGACGGCAAGGCCAAG GCAAGCAAGTTGAAAGACGGCGCTCGCTCGGTGACCAGGACCATCCAGAACAACTTCTTTGACAGCTCCAAGCAGGAAGCCATCGACATCCTGCGACTGGGCTCCACGCTCAACAGCGACCTGGCCGACAAGGCGCGGGCCTTGCTCACCACTTCCAGCCTCTACG TCACTGAGCCCGTCTTGCAGTCAG CCTCGCCCCGAGTGCTGCTAGGTATGTGCCGGAACCACCGCAAGTACACCCGGCCCAAGCCGATCCGAGTGTGCGTGGGCACGTGGAACGTCAACGGCGGCAAGCAGTTCCGTAGCATCGCCTTCCGGAACCAGACCCTCAACGACTGGCTGCTGGACGCCCCCAAGATCGCCGGCCTCCCCGAGTTCCAAG ACAGCAAAGCCAACCCGATCGACATCTTTGCCATCGGCTTTGAGGAAATGGTGGAGCTGAACGCTGGAAACATCGTCAGCGCCAG CACCACCAACCAGAAGCTGTGGGCCGCCGAGTTGCAGAAGAACATCTCGCGGGACCACAAGTATGTGCTGCTGGCTTCCGAGCAGCTGGTGGGCGTGTGCTTGTTCGTGTTCATCCGCCCCCAGCACGCCCCCTTCATCAG GGACGTGGCAGTGGACACGGTGAAGACGGGCATGGGCGGCGCCACGGGGAACAAAGGCGGCGTGGCCATCCGCCTGCTCTTCCACACCACCAGCATCTGCTTCGTGTGCTCGCATTTTGCCGCGGGACAGTCGCAGGTCAAGGAGAGGAACGACGACTACAACGAGATCACGCGCAGGCTCAGCTTCCCCATG GGACGCCTGCTCTACTCTCACGACTACGTTTTCTGGTGCGGCGACTTCAACTACCGCATCAACCTGCCCAACGAGGAGGTGAAGGAGCTGATCAGGCAACAGAACTGGGATGCGCTGACCGCTGGCGACCAGCTCTTTGACCAGAAGAACGCCGGACTG GTGTTCCGGGGATTCATCGAGGGTAAACTGGACTTTGCGCCCACGTACAAGTACGACCTTTTCTCGGAGGACTACGACACCAGCGAGAAGTGCCGCACGCCCGCCTGGACCGATCGGATCCTGTGGAAGCGCAGGAAGTGGAACTTTGACCAAACAG CTGAGGAGATGAACGTGGTTGGCGCTTCGACGTCAGGCGAAAACGAGGACGACCCGGATTACCCCTGGAGCCCCGGGACCCTCAAGTACTACGGCAGGGCTGAGCTCAAGACCTCGGACCACAG GCCGGTGGTGTCCATCGTTGATGTGGATGTCCTGGAGGTGGACCCGGAGGCCCGGCACCAGGTCTACAAGGACGTTATTGCCCTGCAGGGACCCCCGGACGGCACGGTCCTGGTGTCGCTGTGCTCGTCCGGACCCGACGACTACTTTGACGATGCGCTCATCGACGAGCTGCTCGACAAGTTTGCCAGCTTCGGCGAGGTCATCCTCATCAG ATTTCTTGAGGAGAAGATGTGGGTGACGTTCCTGGACGGTTACTCCGCTCTGGCCGCTTTGTCTCTCAGCGCATCCACC GTTCTTGGCAAGATGCTCGACATCCGCCTGAAGAGCCCCGGCTGGATTAAGAGCCTGGAGGAGGAGATGAGCGTGGAGCGCATCTGCGGCAGCATCCCCACCTCGGCTAGCTCCACCCTCCTGGCCGAAGACGCCGACATGGGCGACGACGACTATGACATGGAGGGCGACGTGGACGAGGAGGTGGAGGCGGTCCTTCCGCAGCACCTGCAGCCGTCCGCCGACTCGGCGTCGGGTTCCTCCCCGATGACCTCGCCGCGAGGCAGCCCCTGCGCCTCCCCCACCCACGGCGAGGCCGGCAGGCCCGGACGCACCGCTCAACCGGCCCGACCCTCACAAG gcCCTCCTGCAGACCTGCAGCCCGGCGCGCCGTCGTCCCAAGGCTTGGAGCCCAGGCGTGCGCCCCCTCCCCGACCCAACGCGCCCCCCGTGAGACCCACGCCGCCCCAGCGCCCGCCGCCCCCCTCAG GTCGAGGCCAGGCAACCGCAGGCCCCCCCGCAGCGGCAGGTGCCTCCAGGCCG AATCTTCCCCCTCGAGCCGGCGTGATCAGCGTGGCTTCGCAGTCTCGTGCCTCTCCTCTTCCCCACCCGGGCGCTCCCCGCCCCACCTCTGACGTGCACCCGGGGGCCCCTCAAGTCACCGCCGACACCCACCCCGGGGCGCCTCGACCGACCAAACCGTCTGATCTTCCTCTAG CGGGTCCCGCGCTGCCCACGGTGGCCCCTGCGGCGAGACCGTCGGCACAGCCCCAGCCCACCGGCCCGACCCAGTCTCAGCTGCCTCCCCCCATGCAGCCCACGCACGCCGCCCCGCCGCAGACGCTGGCTTCTCCTAAGCCACCGCCCCGTTCCCGATCTCATCATGGTCTGCCGCCGGACGCCGCCAAGGGCGACTCGGCCCCCAAG ACCAACGGAGTGAATGGCGTCCAATCCAAGCCCAAGGGCCCGGACGCCCTCGACTTCCTGATCCCTTCCCGATCCCTGAACCGCGGCGCCTCCCTGCGGAGTCCGCCCTCCGTCCCCGCCTCCTTATCGTCCTGGATGTCCGCCGGCCTCCTCCCGCCGCCGCCCGCTATGCCCCGCAGTCGCTCGCAAGAGACTCTGCGCGCCTCCCCAAACCTTTTGGCCGCCGAGCCGCTCCCCGCCCGGCCCTGCAGCACCAACCCGTTTTTTGGCCAGCACGATTGggcgccgcccgcccgcgcCACAGTTGGCCCTCTGCGCCTTTCCCGGGGCGCGTCCCCGATCACGCTCTCTTCGGCCGCGCAACCCGTCCTGCCGCTCCACCGCCAGCCTCCTAATTGGGTCACCTTCAACGACGACTTCCCGCTTCCGGTCGGCCGCGCTGCCGCGACCCCCAGCTCCGCCGCCCTCACCGAACCGGACTGGGTAACTGAAGCTGTGGTCCCGTCTGCCCCTCCCCTCGAATTTGACCTTTTTCCTGAGCCGGACTGGTTAAACCCTTCCCCGGCCTTCCCCGCGCACCGGGCCAAAACTCTGCCCCCTAACACGGCCCTCTTTCCCGAACCCGACTGGTTAAACTCCATCCCGGGCGTTCCTCCTCCAGTCCCGTCGCGCTCCGGCGCCGCCGTCTCCAACCCCCCCAGTGGATCCGGTCCCGGCTGCCTCTTCTTTCCCAACTGA
- the synj1 gene encoding synaptojanin-1 isoform X6, which produces MAFSKGYRVYHKLDPPPYSVIVETRAREECLMFESGAVAVLSAAEKEAIKNTYSKIVDAYGILGVLRLNLGDSMLHSLVLVTGCSSVGKVQESEVFRVTQTDFVSLKNDPGDEERIGEVRKVLNSGHFYFAWSASGVGMDLSLNARRRILEDTTDNRFFWNQSLHLHLKHYGVNCDDWLLRLMCGGVEIRTIYAGHKQAKACIFSRLSSERAGTRFNVRGTNDDGQVANFVETEQAIFLDDRVSSFIQIRGSIPLFWEQPGIQVGSHRVKLSRGFEANAPAFERHFTALKRLYGKQAIINLLGSKEGEHMLSKAFQSHLKASEHAAWVKMVNFDYHQNVRGGKADKLHSVLKPQLSKFLDDCGFFYYSGEMGITRSQGGTIRTNCLDCLDRTNSVQAFFALEVLPKQLEEMGLTEKPQLVARFQEVFRTMWSANGDSVSKIYAGTGALDGKAKASKLKDGARSVTRTIQNNFFDSSKQEAIDILRLGSTLNSDLADKARALLTTSSLYASPRVLLGMCRNHRKYTRPKPIRVCVGTWNVNGGKQFRSIAFRNQTLNDWLLDAPKIAGLPEFQDSKANPIDIFAIGFEEMVELNAGNIVSASTTNQKLWAAELQKNISRDHKYVLLASEQLVGVCLFVFIRPQHAPFIRDVAVDTVKTGMGGATGNKGGVAIRLLFHTTSICFVCSHFAAGQSQVKERNDDYNEITRRLSFPMGRLLYSHDYVFWCGDFNYRINLPNEEVKELIRQQNWDALTAGDQLFDQKNAGLVFRGFIEGKLDFAPTYKYDLFSEDYDTSEKCRTPAWTDRILWKRRKWNFDQTAEEMNVVGASTSGENEDDPDYPWSPGTLKYYGRAELKTSDHRPVVSIVDVDVLEVDPEARHQVYKDVIALQGPPDGTVLVSLCSSGPDDYFDDALIDELLDKFASFGEVILIRFLEEKMWVTFLDGYSALAALSLSASTVLGKMLDIRLKSPGWIKSLEEEMSVERICGSIPTSASSTLLAEDADMGDDDYDMEGDVDEEVEAVLPQHLQPSADSASGSSPMTSPRGSPCASPTHGEAGRPGRTAQPARPSQGPPADLQPGAPSSQGLEPRRAPPPRPNAPPVRPTPPQRPPPPSGRGQATAGPPAAAGASRPNLPPRAGVISVASQSRASPLPHPGAPRPTSDVHPGAPQVTADTHPGAPRPTKPSDLPLAGPALPTVAPAARPSAQPQPTGPTQSQLPPPMQPTHAAPPQTLASPKPPPRSRSHHGLPPDAAKGDSAPKTNGVNGVQSKPKGPDALDFLIPSRSLNRGASLRSPPSVPASLSSWMSAGLLPPPPAMPRSRSQETLRASPNLLAAEPLPARPCSTNPFFGQHDWAPPARATVGPLRLSRGASPITLSSAAQPVLPLHRQPPNWVTFNDDFPLPVGRAAATPSSAALTEPDWVTEAVVPSAPPLEFDLFPEPDWLNPSPAFPAHRAKTLPPNTALFPEPDWLNSIPGVPPPVPSRSGAAVSNPPSGSGPGCLFFPN; this is translated from the exons ATGGCCTTCAGCAAAGGTTATCGTGTCTACCACAAGCTGGACCCGCCCCCCTACAGCGTGATTGTGGAGACGCGCGCTCGGGAAGAGTGCCTCATGTTTGAATCCGGCGCCGTCGCCGTCCTCT CTGCGGCTGAGAAGGAGGCCATTAAGAACACGTATTCCAAGATAGTGGACGCCTACGGGATCTTGGGCGTCCTCCGCCTCAACCTGG GCGACTCCATGCTCCACAGCCTAGTGCTAGTGACGGGCTGCAGCTCGGTGGGCAAAGTGCAGGAGTCTGAAGTGTTCCGGGTGACGCAGACGGACTTTGTGTCGCTGAAGAACGACCCCGGCGACGAGGAACGTATCGGCGAGGTGCGCAAGGTGCTCAACTCGGGTCACTTCTACTTTGCCTGGTCCGCCTCGGGCGTCGGCATGGACTTGAGCCTCAACGCGCGCCGCCGCATCCTGGAGGACACCACAGACAACCGCTTCTTCTG GAACCAGTCGCTGCACCTGCACCTGAAGCATTACGGCGTCAACTGCGACGACTGGCTGCTGCGGCTGATGTGCGGCGGGGTGGAGATCCGGACGATCTACGCCGGCCACAAGCAGGCCAAGGCGTGCATCTTCTCCCGCCTCAGCTCTGAGCGGGCCGGCACGCGCTTCAACGTGCGCGGCACCAACGACGACGGGCAGGTGGCCAACTTTGTGGAGACCGAGCAG GCCATCTTCCTTGATGACAGAGTGTCGTCGTTCATCCAGATCCGCGGCTCCATTCCGCTCTTTTGGGAACAGCCGGGGATCCAG GTCGGCTCTCACCGCGTCAAACTCTCCCGAGGATTTGAAGCCAACGCTCCAGCCTTTGAAAG ACACTTCACCGCCTTGAAGAGGTTGTACGGCAAGCAAGCGATCATCAATCTGCTCGGCAGTAAGGAAGGAGAACACATGCTCAGTAAAGCCTTTCAG AGTCACCTGAAGGCCTCGGAGCACGCGGCGTGGGTCAAGATGGTCAACTTCGACTACCACCAGAACGTGCGCGGCGGCAAAGCCGACAAGCTGCACAGCGTGCTCAAGCCGCAGCTTAGCAAGTTCCTGGACGACTGCGGCTTCTTCTACTACTCGGGAGAGATGGGCATCACCAG gagcCAAGGTGGCACCATCAGGACCAACTGCCTGGACTGTTTGGACAGAACCAACAGCGTGCAAGCCTTCTTTGCCCTGGAG GTGCTGCCCAAGCAACTGGAGGAAATGGGCTTGACGGAGAAGCCTCAGCTGGTGGCCCGCTTCCAGGAGGTGTTCCGGACCATGTGGTCAGCCAACGGTGACTCGGTCAGCAAGATCTACGCCGGCACCGGCGCCCTAGACGGCAAGGCCAAG GCAAGCAAGTTGAAAGACGGCGCTCGCTCGGTGACCAGGACCATCCAGAACAACTTCTTTGACAGCTCCAAGCAGGAAGCCATCGACATCCTGCGACTGGGCTCCACGCTCAACAGCGACCTGGCCGACAAGGCGCGGGCCTTGCTCACCACTTCCAGCCTCTACG CCTCGCCCCGAGTGCTGCTAGGTATGTGCCGGAACCACCGCAAGTACACCCGGCCCAAGCCGATCCGAGTGTGCGTGGGCACGTGGAACGTCAACGGCGGCAAGCAGTTCCGTAGCATCGCCTTCCGGAACCAGACCCTCAACGACTGGCTGCTGGACGCCCCCAAGATCGCCGGCCTCCCCGAGTTCCAAG ACAGCAAAGCCAACCCGATCGACATCTTTGCCATCGGCTTTGAGGAAATGGTGGAGCTGAACGCTGGAAACATCGTCAGCGCCAG CACCACCAACCAGAAGCTGTGGGCCGCCGAGTTGCAGAAGAACATCTCGCGGGACCACAAGTATGTGCTGCTGGCTTCCGAGCAGCTGGTGGGCGTGTGCTTGTTCGTGTTCATCCGCCCCCAGCACGCCCCCTTCATCAG GGACGTGGCAGTGGACACGGTGAAGACGGGCATGGGCGGCGCCACGGGGAACAAAGGCGGCGTGGCCATCCGCCTGCTCTTCCACACCACCAGCATCTGCTTCGTGTGCTCGCATTTTGCCGCGGGACAGTCGCAGGTCAAGGAGAGGAACGACGACTACAACGAGATCACGCGCAGGCTCAGCTTCCCCATG GGACGCCTGCTCTACTCTCACGACTACGTTTTCTGGTGCGGCGACTTCAACTACCGCATCAACCTGCCCAACGAGGAGGTGAAGGAGCTGATCAGGCAACAGAACTGGGATGCGCTGACCGCTGGCGACCAGCTCTTTGACCAGAAGAACGCCGGACTG GTGTTCCGGGGATTCATCGAGGGTAAACTGGACTTTGCGCCCACGTACAAGTACGACCTTTTCTCGGAGGACTACGACACCAGCGAGAAGTGCCGCACGCCCGCCTGGACCGATCGGATCCTGTGGAAGCGCAGGAAGTGGAACTTTGACCAAACAG CTGAGGAGATGAACGTGGTTGGCGCTTCGACGTCAGGCGAAAACGAGGACGACCCGGATTACCCCTGGAGCCCCGGGACCCTCAAGTACTACGGCAGGGCTGAGCTCAAGACCTCGGACCACAG GCCGGTGGTGTCCATCGTTGATGTGGATGTCCTGGAGGTGGACCCGGAGGCCCGGCACCAGGTCTACAAGGACGTTATTGCCCTGCAGGGACCCCCGGACGGCACGGTCCTGGTGTCGCTGTGCTCGTCCGGACCCGACGACTACTTTGACGATGCGCTCATCGACGAGCTGCTCGACAAGTTTGCCAGCTTCGGCGAGGTCATCCTCATCAG ATTTCTTGAGGAGAAGATGTGGGTGACGTTCCTGGACGGTTACTCCGCTCTGGCCGCTTTGTCTCTCAGCGCATCCACC GTTCTTGGCAAGATGCTCGACATCCGCCTGAAGAGCCCCGGCTGGATTAAGAGCCTGGAGGAGGAGATGAGCGTGGAGCGCATCTGCGGCAGCATCCCCACCTCGGCTAGCTCCACCCTCCTGGCCGAAGACGCCGACATGGGCGACGACGACTATGACATGGAGGGCGACGTGGACGAGGAGGTGGAGGCGGTCCTTCCGCAGCACCTGCAGCCGTCCGCCGACTCGGCGTCGGGTTCCTCCCCGATGACCTCGCCGCGAGGCAGCCCCTGCGCCTCCCCCACCCACGGCGAGGCCGGCAGGCCCGGACGCACCGCTCAACCGGCCCGACCCTCACAAG gcCCTCCTGCAGACCTGCAGCCCGGCGCGCCGTCGTCCCAAGGCTTGGAGCCCAGGCGTGCGCCCCCTCCCCGACCCAACGCGCCCCCCGTGAGACCCACGCCGCCCCAGCGCCCGCCGCCCCCCTCAG GTCGAGGCCAGGCAACCGCAGGCCCCCCCGCAGCGGCAGGTGCCTCCAGGCCG AATCTTCCCCCTCGAGCCGGCGTGATCAGCGTGGCTTCGCAGTCTCGTGCCTCTCCTCTTCCCCACCCGGGCGCTCCCCGCCCCACCTCTGACGTGCACCCGGGGGCCCCTCAAGTCACCGCCGACACCCACCCCGGGGCGCCTCGACCGACCAAACCGTCTGATCTTCCTCTAG CGGGTCCCGCGCTGCCCACGGTGGCCCCTGCGGCGAGACCGTCGGCACAGCCCCAGCCCACCGGCCCGACCCAGTCTCAGCTGCCTCCCCCCATGCAGCCCACGCACGCCGCCCCGCCGCAGACGCTGGCTTCTCCTAAGCCACCGCCCCGTTCCCGATCTCATCATGGTCTGCCGCCGGACGCCGCCAAGGGCGACTCGGCCCCCAAG ACCAACGGAGTGAATGGCGTCCAATCCAAGCCCAAGGGCCCGGACGCCCTCGACTTCCTGATCCCTTCCCGATCCCTGAACCGCGGCGCCTCCCTGCGGAGTCCGCCCTCCGTCCCCGCCTCCTTATCGTCCTGGATGTCCGCCGGCCTCCTCCCGCCGCCGCCCGCTATGCCCCGCAGTCGCTCGCAAGAGACTCTGCGCGCCTCCCCAAACCTTTTGGCCGCCGAGCCGCTCCCCGCCCGGCCCTGCAGCACCAACCCGTTTTTTGGCCAGCACGATTGggcgccgcccgcccgcgcCACAGTTGGCCCTCTGCGCCTTTCCCGGGGCGCGTCCCCGATCACGCTCTCTTCGGCCGCGCAACCCGTCCTGCCGCTCCACCGCCAGCCTCCTAATTGGGTCACCTTCAACGACGACTTCCCGCTTCCGGTCGGCCGCGCTGCCGCGACCCCCAGCTCCGCCGCCCTCACCGAACCGGACTGGGTAACTGAAGCTGTGGTCCCGTCTGCCCCTCCCCTCGAATTTGACCTTTTTCCTGAGCCGGACTGGTTAAACCCTTCCCCGGCCTTCCCCGCGCACCGGGCCAAAACTCTGCCCCCTAACACGGCCCTCTTTCCCGAACCCGACTGGTTAAACTCCATCCCGGGCGTTCCTCCTCCAGTCCCGTCGCGCTCCGGCGCCGCCGTCTCCAACCCCCCCAGTGGATCCGGTCCCGGCTGCCTCTTCTTTCCCAACTGA